The following coding sequences lie in one Glycine max cultivar Williams 82 chromosome 19, Glycine_max_v4.0, whole genome shotgun sequence genomic window:
- the LOC100778298 gene encoding shewanella-like protein phosphatase 2 codes for MGSEEISTSLCEDIPNLLSSFVDTFVDFSVSGGLFLPPPPPPPPLPTRLPSPPRLVAIGDLHGDLEKSKEALRLAGLIDVADRYTGGSATVVQIGDVLDRGGDELKILYFLEKLKREAARRGGRIITMNGNHEIMNVEGDFRFATLPGVEEFRVWWEWFEIGNKMKTLCHGLENPKDPMEGIPSSFRGVREEFHDGFRARVAALRPNGPIAKRFLSQNVTVLVVGDSIFVHGGLLPQHTSYGLEKINEEVRDWVNGSTGRFSPDYCRGADGLVWVRKFSRGDEKECDCSALEHVLSTVPGVKRMVMGHTIQTVGINGVCDDKAIRIDVGLSKGCGDGLPEVLEISGSSGLRILTGNPLYQNKGNVDVGKEQGLGEHGGPRQVEVKA; via the coding sequence ATGGGAAGTGAAGAGATCTCAACCTCGCTCTGCGAAGACATTCCCAATCTCCTCTCATCATTCGTCGACACCTTCGTCGATTTCTCAGTCAGCGGCGGTCTCTTCctgccgccgccgccgccaccTCCGCCGCTCCCAACGCGCCTCCCCTCACCGCCGCGCCTGGTGGCAATCGGCGACCTCCATGGCGATCTCGAGAAGTCGAAGGAGGCGCTGCGCCTCGCTGGCCTCATCGACGTCGCGGACCGCTACACCGGCGGCTCCGCCACGGTGGTCCAGATTGGTGATGTGCTCGACCGCGGCGGCGACGAGCTCAAGATCCTCTACTTCCTCGAGAAGCTGAAGCGCGAGGCGGCGCGGCGCGGTGGCCGGATCATCACCATGAACGGCAACCACGAGATCATGAACGTCGAGGGCGATTTCCGCTTCGCCACACTACCCGGGGTGGAGGAATTTAGAGTTTGGTGGGAATGGTTCGAAATCGGGAACAAAATGAAAACCCTCTGTCACGGTTTGGAAAACCCTAAAGACCCAATGGAAGGTATTCCCTCTTCCTTCCGCGGCGTGAGGGAAGAGTTCCACGACGGGTTTCGGGCCCGGGTCGCGGCGCTGCGGCCCAACGGCCCAATTGCGAAAAGGTTCTTGTCGCAAAACGTCACCGTTTTGGTCGTTGGGGATTCAATTTTCGTGCACGGGGGTTTGCTGCCACAGCACACTTCGTACGGCTTGGAGAAGATCAACGAGGAGGTTCGGGATTGGGTTAATGGCTCAACAGGTCGGTTTTCACCGGATTATTGTCGGGGGGCGGACGGCCTCGTTTGGGTGAGGAAATTCTCGCGTGGAGATGAAAAGGAGTGTGATTGTTCGGCACTTGAGCATGTTTTGTCTACGGTGCCCGGTGTTAAGAGAATGGTGATGGGGCACACGATTCAGACTGTGGGGATTAACGGCGTTTGCGACGACAAGGCGATTCGGATCGACGTGGGTTTGTCGAAGGGGTGTGGGGACGGTTTGCCGGAGGTTTTGGAGATTAGTGGCAGTTCTGGGTTAAGGATATTAACGGGGAATCCGTTGTATCAGAATAAGGGCAATGTGGATGTTGGGAAGGAACAAGGGCTTGGGGAACACGGTGGACCTAGGCAAGTGGAAGTTAAGGCTTAA